From the Zonotrichia albicollis isolate bZonAlb1 chromosome Z, bZonAlb1.hap1, whole genome shotgun sequence genome, one window contains:
- the UGCG gene encoding ceramide glucosyltransferase encodes MAVLALASEGLAIFGLILFVVLWLMHFMSIIYTRLHLNKKATDKQPYSKLPGVSLLKPLKGVDPNLINNLETFFELDYPKYEVLLCVQDHDDPAIDVCKKLLGKYPNVDARLFIGGKKVGINPKINNLMPGYEVAKYDLIWICDSGIRVTPDTLTDMANQMTEKVGLVHGLPYVADRQGFAATLEQVYFGTSHPRSYISANLTGFKCVTGMSCLMRKDVLDQAGGLIAFAQYIAEDYFMAKAIADRGWKFAMATQVAMQNSGSYSISQFQSRMIRWAKLRINMLPATIICEPISECFVASLVIGWAAHHVFRWDIMVFFMCHCLAWFIFDYIQLKGVQGGALCFSKLDYAVAWFIRESMTIYIFLSALWDPTISWRTGRYRLRCGGTAEEIIDV; translated from the exons ACGCCTCCATCTCAATAAGAAAGCCACAGACAAACAGCCATATAGCAAGCTTCCTGGTGTTTCACTTCTAAAGCCGTTAAAAGGTGTAGATCCTAACCTGATCAACAACCTAGAAACCTTCTTTGAGCTGGATTATCCTAAA TATGAAGTACTACTCTGTGTACAAGATCATGATGATCCAGCTATTGATGTGTGCAAAAAGCTCCTTGGCAAATACCCAAATGTTGATGCTAGACTGTTTATAG GTGGCAAGAAGGTTGGCATCAACCCCAAGATTAATAACTTAATGCCTGGCTATGAAGTTGCCAAATATGATCTCATATGGATTTGTGATAGTGGAATCAGAG TAACACCAGACACGCTGACAGATATGGCCAATCAAATGACTGAAAAAGTGGGCTTGGTCCATGGGCTCCCCTATGTTGCAGACAGACAGGGGTTTGCTGCTACCCTTGAACAG GTCTATTTTGGTACTTCACATCCAAGGTCATATATTTCAGCCAACTTAACTGGCTTTAAGTGTGTAACAGGAATGTCATGCTTGATGAGGAAGGATGTTTTGGACCAGGCTGGAGGACTGATAGCTTTTGCACAGTATATTGCTGAAGATTACTTTATGGCCAAAGCGATAGCTGACCG gggCTGGAAATTTGCAATGGCCACGCAAGTTGCAATGCAAAACTCTGGTTCATATTCTATTTCTCAGTTTCAGTCCAGAATGATCAG gTGGGCCAAACTACGAATTAATATGTTGCCTGCCACAATAATTTGTGAGCCAATCTCAGAGTGCTTTGTTGCCAGTTTAGTTATTGGATGGGCAGCTCATCATGTGTTTAGATGGGATATAATGGTATTTTTCATGTGTCACTGCTTGGCATGGTTTATATTTGACTACATTCAACTAAAAGGTGTTCAg GGTGGTGCTCTGTGTTTTTCAAAACTTGATTATGCAGTAGCTTGGTTCATCAGAGAATCCATGACAATTTATATTTTCCTAtctgctttgtgggaccccacCATTAGCTGGAGGACAGGGCGCTACAGGTTACGTTGTGGAGGCACTGCAGAAGAAATTATTGATGTATAG